Proteins from a single region of Microcoleus sp. AS-A8:
- a CDS encoding RluA family pseudouridine synthase, whose translation MTEINLQVEEKADRIDLYLSQHLPDLSRSRIQQLIEQGQVQVNDKICTSKKVTVQSGDRISITIPEAKPLDLQPEAIPLDVLYEDDSLIIINKPAGLVVHPAAGHESGTLVNALLAHCTNLAGIGGVQRPGIVHRLDKDTTGAIAIAKTDQAHQHLQAQLKAKTAQREYLGVVHGAPSTDKGTIDQPIGRHPVDRKKMTILPVDKGGRTAITHWQVRERLGNYTLIYFQLETGRTHQIRVHSAHMGHSLVGDSVYGSGRSVGVNLPGQALHAWRLRLQHPVSGEWIEAIAPLPPAFITLLDVLRRRADALTPRHP comes from the coding sequence GTGACAGAAATTAACTTACAAGTCGAAGAAAAGGCCGATCGCATCGATCTCTACCTTTCCCAACACCTTCCCGATCTCTCGCGCTCACGCATTCAGCAACTCATCGAACAAGGACAAGTCCAGGTTAACGACAAAATCTGCACCTCTAAAAAAGTAACTGTGCAATCGGGCGATCGCATTTCCATCACCATCCCCGAAGCCAAACCCCTGGATTTACAACCTGAAGCCATCCCCCTAGACGTTCTGTACGAAGATGACTCCCTGATCATTATTAACAAACCCGCCGGCTTAGTCGTCCATCCGGCTGCCGGTCATGAAAGCGGCACTCTCGTCAACGCTCTCCTGGCACACTGCACAAATCTCGCTGGCATTGGTGGCGTTCAACGTCCGGGAATTGTCCACCGATTAGATAAGGATACAACCGGCGCGATTGCGATCGCTAAAACCGATCAAGCTCATCAACACCTACAAGCCCAACTTAAAGCCAAAACCGCCCAACGGGAATACTTAGGCGTTGTCCACGGTGCGCCATCCACCGACAAGGGTACCATTGACCAACCCATCGGACGCCATCCTGTAGACCGTAAAAAAATGACAATCTTGCCAGTGGATAAAGGCGGACGTACCGCTATCACCCACTGGCAAGTTAGAGAACGATTGGGTAATTACACCCTAATCTATTTTCAACTCGAAACCGGTCGCACTCACCAGATTCGTGTTCACAGTGCCCACATGGGGCATTCCCTCGTCGGCGACTCTGTTTATGGCAGTGGTCGCTCTGTAGGGGTTAATCTACCGGGTCAGGCACTCCACGCTTGGCGACTCCGATTGCAACATCCAGTTTCTGGAGAGTGGATTGAGGCAATTGCCCCTCTTCCACCAGCCTTCATCACACTCCTGGATGTGCTGCGGCGACGTGCTGATGCACTAACGCCGAGGCACCCTTGA
- a CDS encoding Uma2 family endonuclease — MVTQLQSSAQKDIIYPDSDEQPMADNTQQFELIVWIKENLELLFANDPNVFVAGDLLWYPVEGDNKLRQAPDVMVAVGRAKGYRGSYQQWLEDNIAPQVVFEIWSPGNRPSKMAQKFEFYDRYGVEEYYLYKPDLVDLTGWQRRNSRLELIDPIAGWVSPRLGVRFELSESALQIYRPDSQPFLTYLELARDREQAEARAEQAEARAEQAEAQLQALRALLQERGINPDAL, encoded by the coding sequence ATGGTTACACAGCTACAATCTTCCGCCCAAAAAGACATCATCTACCCCGACAGCGACGAACAGCCGATGGCAGACAATACCCAGCAGTTTGAATTAATTGTATGGATTAAAGAAAACTTAGAACTATTGTTTGCCAACGACCCGAATGTATTTGTTGCAGGCGACCTGCTATGGTATCCGGTTGAAGGGGATAACAAGCTTCGCCAAGCTCCAGACGTAATGGTTGCCGTTGGCAGAGCGAAAGGATACCGAGGCTCTTATCAACAATGGCTCGAAGACAACATTGCGCCTCAAGTCGTGTTTGAAATCTGGTCACCTGGGAATCGTCCCTCTAAGATGGCTCAGAAATTTGAGTTTTACGATCGCTACGGCGTAGAAGAATACTATCTGTATAAACCGGATTTAGTCGATTTAACAGGTTGGCAGCGTCGTAACTCACGATTAGAACTCATTGACCCAATAGCTGGTTGGGTAAGTCCTAGACTAGGAGTACGCTTCGAGTTGTCTGAGTCAGCACTTCAGATTTATCGCCCTGATAGTCAGCCGTTTCTCACTTATTTGGAACTGGCACGGGATAGAGAGCAAGCTGAAGCTAGAGCAGAACAAGCTGAAGCTAGAGCAGAACAAGCTGAAGCCCAACTACAAGCTCTCCGTGCTTTACTTCAAGAACGAGGAATTAATCCAGACGCACTGTGA